Proteins encoded in a region of the Podarcis muralis chromosome 6, rPodMur119.hap1.1, whole genome shotgun sequence genome:
- the MYNN gene encoding myoneurin isoform X2, protein MQYSHHCEHLLERLNKQREVGFLCDCTIVIGECQFKAHRNVLASFSEYFGAFYRDTSESNIFLDQNQVKADGFQKLLEFIYTGDLNLDSWNVKEIHQAADYLKVEEAVTKCKIKMEDFAFIANPSSTEISSITGNIALNQQTCLLTLRDYNSQERLDAPSVDTVQSPVLIATAGKKSVQTKKRKKAFSSPKNLPNKPAQYPSDAAENSAVEMFLDANKLATEITEQAAQGGDNSELQLTPVVESETFAAQEILVQTMTMKSKRGKAQQDCALKEHCLSNIASDKNSYQLESSGEELDPKYPKAKPVCNTCGKVFSEASSLRRHMRIHKGVKPYVCQLCGKAFTQCNQLKTHVRTHTDTAKASSSILYTGEKPYKCELCDKGFAQKCQLVFHSRMHHGEEKPYKCDACNLQFATSSNLKIHARKHSGEKPYVCDRCGQRFAQASTLTYHVRRHTGEKPYVCDTCGKAFAVSSSLITHSRKHTGEKPYICGICSKSFISSGELSKHFRSHTGERPFICELCGNSYTDIKNLKKHKAKVHAGSENPLDPITLDHSFNDQDSIPNEKSPLLESADVKPSDIALPLPFGTEDHQVLLPVTDSQSPQSDTLLRSTITGYSEPQFIFLQQLY, encoded by the exons ATGCAGTATTCCCATCACTGTGAGCACCTACTGGAGAGACTGAACAAACAGCGAGAGGTGGGCTTCCTTTGTGACTGCACCATCGTTATTGGTGAATGCCAGTTTAAAGCTCACCGAAATGTTCTGGCTTCCTTTAGCGAGTACTTTGGGGCTTTTTACAGGGATACTTCGGAGAGTAACATATTTTTGGATCAGAATCAAGTGAAGGCTGATGGATTTCAGAAACTTCTGGAGTTCATATATACAGGAGATTTAAACCTTGACAG CTGGAATGTTAAAGAAATACATCAGGCTGCCGACTATCTCAAAGTGGAGGAGGCGGTCACTAAATGTAAAATAAAGATGGAAGACTTTGCTTTTATTGCTAATCCCTCTTCTACAGAAATCTCTAGTATCACTGGGAATATTGCATTGAACCAGCAGACTTGCCTGCTAACCCTTCGTGACTATAACAGCCAAGAGAGATTGGATGCCCCTTCAGTGGACACGGTGCAGTCCCCAGTCTTAATAGCAACCGCAGGGAAAAAATCTGTTCAAACCAAAAAGCGAAAGAAGGCCTTCAGCTCTCCCAAGAACCTGCCAAACAAGCCAGCACAATATCCAAGTGATGCTGCAGAGAACTCTGCAGTGGAGATGTTTTTAGATGCAAATAAGCTCGCCACAGAGATCACGGAGCAAGCTGCCCAAGGTGGGGATAATTCTGAGCTGCAGCTTACACCTGTGGTGGAGAGTGAAACCTTTGCTGCGCAGGAGATCCTTGTCCAGACGATGACTATGAAGTCCAAACGGGGTAAAGCGCAGCAGGATTGTGCTTTGAAGGAGCACTGCTTGTCCAACATCGCCAGCGACAAGAACTCTTACCAGCTGGAAAGCTCGGGAGAGGAACTGGATCCGAAATACCCCAAGGCCAAGCCAGTGTGTAACACCTGTGGCAAGGTGTTTTCCGAAGCTAGCAGTCTGAGGCGGCACATGAGGATCCACAAAGGAGTCAAACCGTACGTGTGCCAGCTCTGTGGGAAGGCCTTTACGCAGTGCAACCAGCTGAAAACACATGTAAGAACCCATACAG ACACTGCTAAAGCAAGCAGCTCAATTCTCTACACAGGTGAAAAGCCATACAAATGTGAACTCTGCGACAAAGGCTTTGCTCAAAAATGCCAGCTGGTTTTCCACAGCCGCATGCATCACGGGGAGGAGAAACCGTACAAGTGTGATGCCTGCAACCTGCAGTTTGCAACCTCTAGCAATCTGAAGATTCATGCCAG GAAGCACAGTGGAGAAAAGCCATATGTCTGCGATAGATGTGGGCAGCGATTTGCACAGGCAAGCACACTGACATATCATGTGCGGCGACATACAGGAGAAAAGCCGTATGTCTGTGACACCTGTGGGAAAGCCTTTGCAGTCTCGAGTTCACTCATCACTCATTCAAGAAAGCATACAG GAGAGAAACCTTATATATGTGGAATTTGTAGCAAAAGCTTCATTTCTTCAGGAGAGCTCAGCAAGCATTTTCGGTCCCATACAG GTGAAAGACCATTTATCTGTGAGCTGTGTGGAAACTCctacacagatataaaaaacCTAAAGAAACACAAAGCAAAGGTTCATGCGG GTTCTGAGAACCCCCTGGATCCCATCACACTTGACCATTCCTTCAATGATCAAGACTCCATTCCAAATGAGAAAAGCCCTTTGCTGGAATCTGCTGATGTGAAGCCTTCAGATATAGCATTACCTCTTCCCTTTGGAACTGAGGACCATCAAGTTCTGTTGCCTGTCACAGATAGCCAGTCACCCCAGTCAGACACACTTCTGAGGTCTACCATCACTGGCTATTCGGAACCTCAGTTTATTTTCCTCCAGCAGTTGTATTGA
- the MYNN gene encoding myoneurin isoform X1 produces the protein MFLCLLRPKQGSCVSIPKMQYSHHCEHLLERLNKQREVGFLCDCTIVIGECQFKAHRNVLASFSEYFGAFYRDTSESNIFLDQNQVKADGFQKLLEFIYTGDLNLDSWNVKEIHQAADYLKVEEAVTKCKIKMEDFAFIANPSSTEISSITGNIALNQQTCLLTLRDYNSQERLDAPSVDTVQSPVLIATAGKKSVQTKKRKKAFSSPKNLPNKPAQYPSDAAENSAVEMFLDANKLATEITEQAAQGGDNSELQLTPVVESETFAAQEILVQTMTMKSKRGKAQQDCALKEHCLSNIASDKNSYQLESSGEELDPKYPKAKPVCNTCGKVFSEASSLRRHMRIHKGVKPYVCQLCGKAFTQCNQLKTHVRTHTDTAKASSSILYTGEKPYKCELCDKGFAQKCQLVFHSRMHHGEEKPYKCDACNLQFATSSNLKIHARKHSGEKPYVCDRCGQRFAQASTLTYHVRRHTGEKPYVCDTCGKAFAVSSSLITHSRKHTGEKPYICGICSKSFISSGELSKHFRSHTGERPFICELCGNSYTDIKNLKKHKAKVHAGSENPLDPITLDHSFNDQDSIPNEKSPLLESADVKPSDIALPLPFGTEDHQVLLPVTDSQSPQSDTLLRSTITGYSEPQFIFLQQLY, from the exons ATGTTCCTTTGCCTTCTCAGACCAAAGCAAGGAAGCTGTGTCTCAATACCCAAAATGCAGTATTCCCATCACTGTGAGCACCTACTGGAGAGACTGAACAAACAGCGAGAGGTGGGCTTCCTTTGTGACTGCACCATCGTTATTGGTGAATGCCAGTTTAAAGCTCACCGAAATGTTCTGGCTTCCTTTAGCGAGTACTTTGGGGCTTTTTACAGGGATACTTCGGAGAGTAACATATTTTTGGATCAGAATCAAGTGAAGGCTGATGGATTTCAGAAACTTCTGGAGTTCATATATACAGGAGATTTAAACCTTGACAG CTGGAATGTTAAAGAAATACATCAGGCTGCCGACTATCTCAAAGTGGAGGAGGCGGTCACTAAATGTAAAATAAAGATGGAAGACTTTGCTTTTATTGCTAATCCCTCTTCTACAGAAATCTCTAGTATCACTGGGAATATTGCATTGAACCAGCAGACTTGCCTGCTAACCCTTCGTGACTATAACAGCCAAGAGAGATTGGATGCCCCTTCAGTGGACACGGTGCAGTCCCCAGTCTTAATAGCAACCGCAGGGAAAAAATCTGTTCAAACCAAAAAGCGAAAGAAGGCCTTCAGCTCTCCCAAGAACCTGCCAAACAAGCCAGCACAATATCCAAGTGATGCTGCAGAGAACTCTGCAGTGGAGATGTTTTTAGATGCAAATAAGCTCGCCACAGAGATCACGGAGCAAGCTGCCCAAGGTGGGGATAATTCTGAGCTGCAGCTTACACCTGTGGTGGAGAGTGAAACCTTTGCTGCGCAGGAGATCCTTGTCCAGACGATGACTATGAAGTCCAAACGGGGTAAAGCGCAGCAGGATTGTGCTTTGAAGGAGCACTGCTTGTCCAACATCGCCAGCGACAAGAACTCTTACCAGCTGGAAAGCTCGGGAGAGGAACTGGATCCGAAATACCCCAAGGCCAAGCCAGTGTGTAACACCTGTGGCAAGGTGTTTTCCGAAGCTAGCAGTCTGAGGCGGCACATGAGGATCCACAAAGGAGTCAAACCGTACGTGTGCCAGCTCTGTGGGAAGGCCTTTACGCAGTGCAACCAGCTGAAAACACATGTAAGAACCCATACAG ACACTGCTAAAGCAAGCAGCTCAATTCTCTACACAGGTGAAAAGCCATACAAATGTGAACTCTGCGACAAAGGCTTTGCTCAAAAATGCCAGCTGGTTTTCCACAGCCGCATGCATCACGGGGAGGAGAAACCGTACAAGTGTGATGCCTGCAACCTGCAGTTTGCAACCTCTAGCAATCTGAAGATTCATGCCAG GAAGCACAGTGGAGAAAAGCCATATGTCTGCGATAGATGTGGGCAGCGATTTGCACAGGCAAGCACACTGACATATCATGTGCGGCGACATACAGGAGAAAAGCCGTATGTCTGTGACACCTGTGGGAAAGCCTTTGCAGTCTCGAGTTCACTCATCACTCATTCAAGAAAGCATACAG GAGAGAAACCTTATATATGTGGAATTTGTAGCAAAAGCTTCATTTCTTCAGGAGAGCTCAGCAAGCATTTTCGGTCCCATACAG GTGAAAGACCATTTATCTGTGAGCTGTGTGGAAACTCctacacagatataaaaaacCTAAAGAAACACAAAGCAAAGGTTCATGCGG GTTCTGAGAACCCCCTGGATCCCATCACACTTGACCATTCCTTCAATGATCAAGACTCCATTCCAAATGAGAAAAGCCCTTTGCTGGAATCTGCTGATGTGAAGCCTTCAGATATAGCATTACCTCTTCCCTTTGGAACTGAGGACCATCAAGTTCTGTTGCCTGTCACAGATAGCCAGTCACCCCAGTCAGACACACTTCTGAGGTCTACCATCACTGGCTATTCGGAACCTCAGTTTATTTTCCTCCAGCAGTTGTATTGA
- the MYNN gene encoding myoneurin isoform X3 — MQYSHHCEHLLERLNKQREVGFLCDCTIVIGECQFKAHRNVLASFSEYFGAFYRDTSESNIFLDQNQVKADGFQKLLEFIYTGDLNLDSWNVKEIHQAADYLKVEEAVTKCKIKMEDFAFIANPSSTEISSITGNIALNQQTCLLTLRDYNSQERLDAPSVDTVQSPVLIATAGKKSVQTKKRKKAFSSPKNLPNKPAQYPSDAAENSAVEMFLDANKLATEITEQAAQGGDNSELQLTPVVESETFAAQEILVQTMTMKSKRGKAQQDCALKEHCLSNIASDKNSYQLESSGEELDPKYPKAKPVCNTCGKVFSEASSLRRHMRIHKGVKPYVCQLCGKAFTQCNQLKTHVRTHTGEKPYKCELCDKGFAQKCQLVFHSRMHHGEEKPYKCDACNLQFATSSNLKIHARKHSGEKPYVCDRCGQRFAQASTLTYHVRRHTGEKPYVCDTCGKAFAVSSSLITHSRKHTGEKPYICGICSKSFISSGELSKHFRSHTGERPFICELCGNSYTDIKNLKKHKAKVHAGSENPLDPITLDHSFNDQDSIPNEKSPLLESADVKPSDIALPLPFGTEDHQVLLPVTDSQSPQSDTLLRSTITGYSEPQFIFLQQLY; from the exons ATGCAGTATTCCCATCACTGTGAGCACCTACTGGAGAGACTGAACAAACAGCGAGAGGTGGGCTTCCTTTGTGACTGCACCATCGTTATTGGTGAATGCCAGTTTAAAGCTCACCGAAATGTTCTGGCTTCCTTTAGCGAGTACTTTGGGGCTTTTTACAGGGATACTTCGGAGAGTAACATATTTTTGGATCAGAATCAAGTGAAGGCTGATGGATTTCAGAAACTTCTGGAGTTCATATATACAGGAGATTTAAACCTTGACAG CTGGAATGTTAAAGAAATACATCAGGCTGCCGACTATCTCAAAGTGGAGGAGGCGGTCACTAAATGTAAAATAAAGATGGAAGACTTTGCTTTTATTGCTAATCCCTCTTCTACAGAAATCTCTAGTATCACTGGGAATATTGCATTGAACCAGCAGACTTGCCTGCTAACCCTTCGTGACTATAACAGCCAAGAGAGATTGGATGCCCCTTCAGTGGACACGGTGCAGTCCCCAGTCTTAATAGCAACCGCAGGGAAAAAATCTGTTCAAACCAAAAAGCGAAAGAAGGCCTTCAGCTCTCCCAAGAACCTGCCAAACAAGCCAGCACAATATCCAAGTGATGCTGCAGAGAACTCTGCAGTGGAGATGTTTTTAGATGCAAATAAGCTCGCCACAGAGATCACGGAGCAAGCTGCCCAAGGTGGGGATAATTCTGAGCTGCAGCTTACACCTGTGGTGGAGAGTGAAACCTTTGCTGCGCAGGAGATCCTTGTCCAGACGATGACTATGAAGTCCAAACGGGGTAAAGCGCAGCAGGATTGTGCTTTGAAGGAGCACTGCTTGTCCAACATCGCCAGCGACAAGAACTCTTACCAGCTGGAAAGCTCGGGAGAGGAACTGGATCCGAAATACCCCAAGGCCAAGCCAGTGTGTAACACCTGTGGCAAGGTGTTTTCCGAAGCTAGCAGTCTGAGGCGGCACATGAGGATCCACAAAGGAGTCAAACCGTACGTGTGCCAGCTCTGTGGGAAGGCCTTTACGCAGTGCAACCAGCTGAAAACACATGTAAGAACCCATACAG GTGAAAAGCCATACAAATGTGAACTCTGCGACAAAGGCTTTGCTCAAAAATGCCAGCTGGTTTTCCACAGCCGCATGCATCACGGGGAGGAGAAACCGTACAAGTGTGATGCCTGCAACCTGCAGTTTGCAACCTCTAGCAATCTGAAGATTCATGCCAG GAAGCACAGTGGAGAAAAGCCATATGTCTGCGATAGATGTGGGCAGCGATTTGCACAGGCAAGCACACTGACATATCATGTGCGGCGACATACAGGAGAAAAGCCGTATGTCTGTGACACCTGTGGGAAAGCCTTTGCAGTCTCGAGTTCACTCATCACTCATTCAAGAAAGCATACAG GAGAGAAACCTTATATATGTGGAATTTGTAGCAAAAGCTTCATTTCTTCAGGAGAGCTCAGCAAGCATTTTCGGTCCCATACAG GTGAAAGACCATTTATCTGTGAGCTGTGTGGAAACTCctacacagatataaaaaacCTAAAGAAACACAAAGCAAAGGTTCATGCGG GTTCTGAGAACCCCCTGGATCCCATCACACTTGACCATTCCTTCAATGATCAAGACTCCATTCCAAATGAGAAAAGCCCTTTGCTGGAATCTGCTGATGTGAAGCCTTCAGATATAGCATTACCTCTTCCCTTTGGAACTGAGGACCATCAAGTTCTGTTGCCTGTCACAGATAGCCAGTCACCCCAGTCAGACACACTTCTGAGGTCTACCATCACTGGCTATTCGGAACCTCAGTTTATTTTCCTCCAGCAGTTGTATTGA
- the MYNN gene encoding myoneurin isoform X4: MEDFAFIANPSSTEISSITGNIALNQQTCLLTLRDYNSQERLDAPSVDTVQSPVLIATAGKKSVQTKKRKKAFSSPKNLPNKPAQYPSDAAENSAVEMFLDANKLATEITEQAAQGGDNSELQLTPVVESETFAAQEILVQTMTMKSKRGKAQQDCALKEHCLSNIASDKNSYQLESSGEELDPKYPKAKPVCNTCGKVFSEASSLRRHMRIHKGVKPYVCQLCGKAFTQCNQLKTHVRTHTDTAKASSSILYTGEKPYKCELCDKGFAQKCQLVFHSRMHHGEEKPYKCDACNLQFATSSNLKIHARKHSGEKPYVCDRCGQRFAQASTLTYHVRRHTGEKPYVCDTCGKAFAVSSSLITHSRKHTGEKPYICGICSKSFISSGELSKHFRSHTGERPFICELCGNSYTDIKNLKKHKAKVHAGSENPLDPITLDHSFNDQDSIPNEKSPLLESADVKPSDIALPLPFGTEDHQVLLPVTDSQSPQSDTLLRSTITGYSEPQFIFLQQLY; encoded by the exons ATGGAAGACTTTGCTTTTATTGCTAATCCCTCTTCTACAGAAATCTCTAGTATCACTGGGAATATTGCATTGAACCAGCAGACTTGCCTGCTAACCCTTCGTGACTATAACAGCCAAGAGAGATTGGATGCCCCTTCAGTGGACACGGTGCAGTCCCCAGTCTTAATAGCAACCGCAGGGAAAAAATCTGTTCAAACCAAAAAGCGAAAGAAGGCCTTCAGCTCTCCCAAGAACCTGCCAAACAAGCCAGCACAATATCCAAGTGATGCTGCAGAGAACTCTGCAGTGGAGATGTTTTTAGATGCAAATAAGCTCGCCACAGAGATCACGGAGCAAGCTGCCCAAGGTGGGGATAATTCTGAGCTGCAGCTTACACCTGTGGTGGAGAGTGAAACCTTTGCTGCGCAGGAGATCCTTGTCCAGACGATGACTATGAAGTCCAAACGGGGTAAAGCGCAGCAGGATTGTGCTTTGAAGGAGCACTGCTTGTCCAACATCGCCAGCGACAAGAACTCTTACCAGCTGGAAAGCTCGGGAGAGGAACTGGATCCGAAATACCCCAAGGCCAAGCCAGTGTGTAACACCTGTGGCAAGGTGTTTTCCGAAGCTAGCAGTCTGAGGCGGCACATGAGGATCCACAAAGGAGTCAAACCGTACGTGTGCCAGCTCTGTGGGAAGGCCTTTACGCAGTGCAACCAGCTGAAAACACATGTAAGAACCCATACAG ACACTGCTAAAGCAAGCAGCTCAATTCTCTACACAGGTGAAAAGCCATACAAATGTGAACTCTGCGACAAAGGCTTTGCTCAAAAATGCCAGCTGGTTTTCCACAGCCGCATGCATCACGGGGAGGAGAAACCGTACAAGTGTGATGCCTGCAACCTGCAGTTTGCAACCTCTAGCAATCTGAAGATTCATGCCAG GAAGCACAGTGGAGAAAAGCCATATGTCTGCGATAGATGTGGGCAGCGATTTGCACAGGCAAGCACACTGACATATCATGTGCGGCGACATACAGGAGAAAAGCCGTATGTCTGTGACACCTGTGGGAAAGCCTTTGCAGTCTCGAGTTCACTCATCACTCATTCAAGAAAGCATACAG GAGAGAAACCTTATATATGTGGAATTTGTAGCAAAAGCTTCATTTCTTCAGGAGAGCTCAGCAAGCATTTTCGGTCCCATACAG GTGAAAGACCATTTATCTGTGAGCTGTGTGGAAACTCctacacagatataaaaaacCTAAAGAAACACAAAGCAAAGGTTCATGCGG GTTCTGAGAACCCCCTGGATCCCATCACACTTGACCATTCCTTCAATGATCAAGACTCCATTCCAAATGAGAAAAGCCCTTTGCTGGAATCTGCTGATGTGAAGCCTTCAGATATAGCATTACCTCTTCCCTTTGGAACTGAGGACCATCAAGTTCTGTTGCCTGTCACAGATAGCCAGTCACCCCAGTCAGACACACTTCTGAGGTCTACCATCACTGGCTATTCGGAACCTCAGTTTATTTTCCTCCAGCAGTTGTATTGA